From Pseudoalteromonas sp. DL-6, one genomic window encodes:
- a CDS encoding diguanylate cyclase: MRYIIYLIYITSLFISFIPHFVVAKMIHRDEIIESQLNDIVDIRRYPTDITVLKEITKRIDKNSAFETYIRAKGNLILWQGLKNKEYNTAIKHAQQLYQESLLRSSVNAQVEMLAVQCEIFFQQGKTNEYMALFPILERHLEKVDNPRLLFYVHLLISRLWQNLSQQESSLKHILLAQDAARKLKDRFQLKRRLQLNILIARNELALQHYAKAENLLVSSIKEAELHQEQDQLAELYLLLGFVNQHILGPTDESIKFYLKAVQWSRKNNNSKVLLMALNNIGANLLLQQKYQQAEQYFHNALKILSNTDVTNARLVINFNLGYLQVLQGQKDIGIRVMVENADAFRKVARPVQISDLLTHLADAYGRTGQYQSQATTLKEKLKLLQKHHSDESERIANEMQIRYQSNDKILQVELLEQTLELQKYQNESQQRIMWMSLGLILAILAVLTVIFFSYRKVKSVNKQISEKNVLLHQLSLHDPLTGLNNRRSVELTPEREQKGRFYNTKHCCQPSNNTTALLVMLDIDFFKHINDNYGHAVGDEVLLAFSMRFKQFCRSNDKILRWGGEEFLLLLENVDANKAQQTIHKLLQLLCVKPIETEAGALNISVSGGFLLIDSVTPTNQRLWDWQLKFVDSLLYRAKKQGRNRLYGWLVSPEYHAQKDAEAQQLQIESDLELIIGPEKNS; the protein is encoded by the coding sequence ATGCGTTATATTATTTATTTAATATATATTACATCACTGTTCATTAGTTTTATACCGCACTTTGTTGTAGCAAAAATGATACATCGTGACGAAATAATTGAATCTCAATTAAATGATATCGTCGATATTCGTCGTTACCCTACCGATATAACGGTACTGAAGGAGATAACAAAACGGATTGATAAAAATAGTGCTTTTGAAACTTATATTAGAGCAAAAGGGAATTTAATTTTATGGCAAGGATTAAAAAACAAGGAATATAATACAGCTATAAAGCATGCACAGCAGCTTTACCAGGAATCTCTGCTACGTAGTTCAGTAAACGCTCAGGTTGAGATGCTTGCAGTACAATGTGAAATTTTTTTTCAACAAGGAAAAACCAACGAATACATGGCATTATTTCCAATATTAGAGCGTCATTTGGAGAAAGTTGATAACCCTAGACTGCTTTTCTATGTTCATTTATTGATTTCAAGATTATGGCAAAATTTATCACAACAAGAATCATCATTGAAACATATCCTTCTTGCGCAGGACGCAGCGAGAAAATTAAAGGATAGATTTCAGTTAAAACGCCGATTGCAGCTCAATATACTTATAGCAAGAAATGAATTAGCACTTCAACATTACGCAAAAGCTGAAAACTTATTAGTATCGTCAATTAAAGAAGCAGAACTACATCAAGAACAAGATCAATTGGCCGAGCTATATCTACTTTTGGGATTTGTAAATCAGCACATTTTAGGTCCAACCGATGAATCCATCAAGTTTTATCTGAAGGCAGTCCAATGGTCTCGTAAAAATAACAACTCAAAGGTCTTGCTGATGGCACTGAATAACATTGGTGCAAATTTACTACTGCAACAAAAGTATCAACAGGCAGAACAATATTTTCATAACGCTCTGAAAATTCTATCTAATACCGATGTTACTAATGCGCGACTAGTTATTAATTTCAATCTTGGTTATTTGCAAGTGCTGCAAGGACAAAAAGATATTGGCATTCGTGTAATGGTTGAAAATGCAGATGCCTTCCGAAAGGTAGCTAGGCCTGTTCAAATCTCTGATTTACTAACACATTTAGCTGATGCTTATGGACGAACAGGTCAGTATCAATCTCAGGCTACTACCTTAAAAGAAAAGCTAAAATTACTCCAAAAGCATCATTCAGATGAGAGTGAAAGGATAGCAAATGAAATGCAAATTCGCTATCAGTCGAATGACAAAATACTACAAGTAGAATTACTAGAGCAAACACTTGAGTTGCAAAAATACCAAAATGAAAGTCAGCAACGAATAATGTGGATGTCGTTAGGTTTGATATTAGCAATCTTGGCTGTATTAACTGTCATATTTTTTTCATATCGAAAAGTTAAAAGTGTAAATAAACAGATTAGTGAAAAAAATGTTCTATTACATCAACTTTCATTGCACGATCCCTTGACAGGTTTAAATAATCGTCGCTCAGTTGAGCTGACACCAGAACGTGAACAAAAGGGCCGCTTTTATAACACTAAGCATTGTTGCCAGCCCTCGAATAATACAACAGCCTTATTAGTAATGTTGGATATAGACTTTTTTAAACATATTAATGATAACTACGGGCATGCTGTAGGTGATGAGGTGTTATTAGCTTTTTCTATGAGGTTTAAACAATTTTGTCGTAGCAACGATAAAATATTACGTTGGGGTGGTGAGGAGTTTTTATTATTGCTTGAAAACGTTGATGCTAATAAAGCTCAACAAACAATTCACAAATTACTTCAGTTACTTTGTGTTAAACCGATAGAAACTGAAGCCGGTGCATTGAATATCAGTGTAAGTGGTGGCTTTTTATTAATCGATTCGGTAACTCCAACAAACCAGAGACTTTGGGACTGGCAATTAAAATTTGTAGACTCTCTGCTGTATCGTGCTAAAAAGCAAGGTAGAAATAGGTTATACGGCTGGCTAGTTTCACCTGAGTATCATGCACAAAAAGATGCTGAGGCGCAACAGCTTCAAATCGAATCTGATCTAGAACTTATTATCGGACCAGAAAAAAACTCCTAG
- a CDS encoding primase-helicase zinc-binding domain-containing protein: MALPLQIETVRPYLNGQWLQVLAALVPELDVAIARKGRHVACPVHGGRDGFRLFKDAEHTGGGVCNTCGIFHDGFELLSWINGWSFAQSVEAIGQVLGIQPGQIQAPSREIPSNAVDWKARKQDEDKAIIYRLNQTWGETLSLADSRAQPVWNYLHRRGIVTRLRPEWDTVLRFHPNLPYHDEDGLFIDSYPALLGKIVTRQGRSATFHRIYLSEDGFKAPVEKPKKMMPIPSDRIITGGAIPIGEPGGILGVSEGIETALAVTRATGQTCWSVVNATLLARFEPPSNVKMLYIWADHDLSETGLNAANELKKKAWQKGILTQVLIPPIPTSLGVKSWDWNDVLNVYGTMGFPKVHV, from the coding sequence ATGGCGTTACCTTTACAAATTGAAACAGTGAGGCCATATCTTAATGGCCAATGGCTTCAGGTATTGGCTGCATTGGTGCCAGAACTTGATGTCGCTATTGCTCGAAAAGGCCGTCATGTGGCTTGCCCTGTTCATGGCGGTCGTGATGGCTTTAGGCTGTTCAAAGATGCTGAACATACCGGAGGTGGCGTTTGTAACACCTGCGGTATCTTTCATGATGGCTTTGAACTGTTGTCTTGGATTAATGGATGGAGCTTTGCTCAATCTGTTGAAGCAATTGGCCAAGTTCTAGGTATTCAACCCGGACAAATACAAGCACCTTCTCGGGAAATACCGAGTAACGCTGTTGATTGGAAGGCTAGAAAGCAGGACGAGGACAAAGCGATTATCTATCGCTTGAATCAAACCTGGGGAGAAACACTATCCCTTGCAGATAGTCGTGCGCAACCGGTTTGGAACTACTTGCATCGTCGTGGCATTGTTACCCGGCTTCGTCCTGAATGGGATACGGTGCTGAGGTTTCATCCAAACTTGCCTTACCATGATGAAGATGGTCTGTTTATCGATAGTTATCCAGCGCTGCTAGGTAAAATCGTTACTCGGCAAGGGCGTTCGGCCACGTTCCATCGGATCTACCTAAGTGAAGATGGATTCAAAGCGCCGGTTGAAAAGCCTAAAAAGATGATGCCCATACCAAGTGACAGAATAATCACGGGTGGTGCCATTCCGATAGGTGAGCCTGGTGGGATATTAGGTGTTTCTGAAGGCATAGAAACAGCTTTAGCGGTCACCAGAGCAACGGGGCAAACATGTTGGTCGGTTGTGAACGCAACGCTACTGGCTAGGTTTGAACCACCAAGTAATGTGAAAATGCTGTACATCTGGGCAGATCATGATCTCTCTGAGACCGGCCTGAATGCAGCGAATGAACTCAAGAAAAAAGCCTGGCAAAAAGGCATTCTGACACAAGTGTTGATCCCTCCGATACCAACGTCACTCGGCGTGAAAAGTTGGGATTGGAATGATGTGCTGAATGTTTACGGTACCATGGGCTTTCCTAAAGTTCATGTCTGA
- a CDS encoding plasmid-related protein, with the protein MNGRIAHSPTSQKQSHQHTSAQLEFLFEFDDAPVTWSDTEIWQLREGILLNAIRVLLDGRVGTRLRKDVLSWIQNDEIAPFCFRICAIAAVVDPDVLRDSIMWLLRRHGIQLD; encoded by the coding sequence ATGAATGGGCGTATTGCCCATTCTCCTACATCACAAAAGCAGTCCCATCAGCACACATCAGCACAGCTCGAATTTCTATTTGAGTTTGATGATGCCCCAGTCACTTGGTCTGACACGGAGATCTGGCAGTTACGCGAAGGCATTCTATTGAATGCGATCCGTGTATTGCTGGACGGTCGTGTCGGTACTCGGTTGCGCAAGGATGTGTTGTCGTGGATTCAAAATGACGAAATAGCGCCATTTTGCTTTCGGATTTGCGCGATAGCTGCGGTTGTCGATCCTGATGTGCTTCGTGATTCCATCATGTGGCTATTAAGACGACATGGTATCCAGCTTGATTAA
- the radC gene encoding DNA repair protein RadC: MKNRKFLAGEEAGTYIVPEQVTEADILDMALKLARGRLSKGRKIEQPSSAFSYLQTLMHEYEHEVFGVLFLDTKHRVIRFEELFKGTLDAASVYPREVTKRALELNAVAVILVHNHPSGDPEPSEADKRITHRLRDALSLVDIRTLDHVVVASEGYVSLAERGYL, from the coding sequence ATGAAAAACAGAAAGTTCTTAGCTGGCGAAGAAGCCGGTACTTACATCGTTCCTGAACAAGTAACCGAAGCGGATATCTTAGATATGGCGCTTAAGCTTGCCCGTGGTCGATTGAGTAAAGGTCGCAAAATTGAACAGCCATCGTCGGCGTTCTCATACCTGCAAACTTTGATGCACGAGTATGAGCACGAGGTTTTTGGCGTGCTGTTTCTTGATACAAAGCATCGTGTCATTCGATTTGAAGAGCTGTTTAAAGGCACTTTAGATGCGGCGAGCGTGTATCCAAGGGAAGTAACAAAGCGGGCGCTGGAACTTAATGCGGTAGCAGTGATACTGGTTCACAATCATCCATCGGGTGATCCTGAACCCAGTGAAGCTGATAAACGCATTACTCATCGACTTCGTGACGCCTTGTCACTCGTTGATATTCGAACGCTTGACCATGTTGTGGTCGCATCCGAGGGCTACGTTTCGCTTGCCGAACGCGGTTATCTTTAA
- a CDS encoding DUF3150 domain-containing protein — translation MSIQTLDKLLICHIDCSIWSGRKKLRPEDFRLANGSQLPPKDVASLGSKKICDPEALANFERLKKEAQRLCEQVGVRFLGGYAVPEDRIDQIVPELDRIGQEFAQCKQLFLDNYDQVTFDWVAKHPEFADAIRRALSPIEDVKQRLQFDYAIYRMQPAEQAGGLDDKVNGMGHTLFREVARDANELFERSVAGKNQISQRALNPLKRLRDKLDGLSFLDHRVQPMVEAMDNLFVRLPKTGPVTDTLYHELMATILILSDPDKMRMHGEGQLDIRQLMPKPEPKPAQPVSAQADNLRAIPQPTVRPNLGSTVPNSFYF, via the coding sequence ATGAGTATTCAAACCCTCGACAAACTCTTGATTTGTCACATCGACTGTTCCATCTGGAGCGGTAGAAAAAAACTAAGGCCTGAAGATTTCAGATTAGCCAATGGCAGCCAACTTCCACCGAAGGATGTTGCCAGCTTAGGGAGTAAAAAAATTTGCGACCCAGAGGCATTGGCGAACTTTGAAAGGCTTAAGAAAGAAGCGCAGCGCTTGTGTGAGCAAGTCGGTGTGCGGTTTTTAGGTGGCTATGCCGTCCCTGAAGACCGAATTGATCAGATTGTTCCAGAGCTTGACCGTATAGGTCAGGAGTTTGCGCAGTGCAAGCAGTTGTTCTTGGACAACTATGATCAGGTGACGTTTGACTGGGTTGCAAAACACCCGGAATTTGCAGATGCAATCCGGCGTGCGCTGTCACCCATCGAAGACGTGAAACAACGGCTTCAGTTCGATTATGCCATTTATCGAATGCAACCAGCTGAACAAGCTGGTGGCTTAGATGACAAGGTCAATGGTATGGGACACACCCTCTTTAGGGAGGTGGCTCGTGATGCCAATGAACTGTTTGAGCGTTCCGTTGCAGGTAAGAATCAAATCAGCCAGCGAGCCCTTAATCCTCTCAAGCGATTAAGAGACAAGTTGGATGGTTTGTCATTCCTGGATCACCGAGTTCAGCCAATGGTTGAAGCGATGGACAATTTATTCGTTCGTCTGCCGAAGACCGGCCCTGTGACAGATACTCTCTATCACGAACTGATGGCGACCATTTTAATTTTGTCTGATCCAGACAAGATGAGAATGCACGGTGAAGGTCAATTGGATATCAGACAACTGATGCCCAAACCTGAACCTAAACCCGCACAGCCGGTATCTGCTCAGGCAGATAACTTACGTGCAATACCCCAACCAACCGTCAGACCAAACCTTGGTTCGACTGTACCAAACTCATTTTATTTCTAA
- a CDS encoding AAA family ATPase, translating to MTEQSPFLVQVNQAFNVPAPDAFVLEGFSADTTHPNIPVRKDEYVFRKEDLRDVLAFLSNPDGDGLYITGPTGCGKTSLICQVASRLNWPVQQITAHGRLELSDLIGHHTLVNGNMTFVYGPLALAVKHGHLLIINEMDLAEPAELAGLNDILEGAPLVIAQNGGEIIMPHTKFRFIATGNSAGSGDQTGLYQGVLQQNLAFLDRFRIIEATYAEPSVEEAILENVAPGLPEVFRQKMVKVAGDIRRLFIGGADGGAELSITMSTRTLVRWAKLTLAFKGAPNAVEYALVRSLTARAELEQREAIHRIATDVFGDHWED from the coding sequence ATGACTGAACAATCCCCATTTTTGGTTCAAGTGAATCAAGCGTTTAATGTCCCGGCTCCTGATGCTTTCGTTCTGGAAGGATTTAGTGCCGACACTACCCATCCAAACATTCCCGTTCGCAAGGACGAGTATGTTTTTAGAAAAGAAGACTTACGTGACGTATTGGCGTTCTTGTCTAACCCAGACGGTGACGGTTTGTATATTACAGGCCCCACGGGATGCGGTAAGACCTCGCTAATTTGCCAAGTTGCTTCTCGATTGAATTGGCCTGTTCAGCAAATTACTGCGCACGGTCGATTGGAATTGTCCGATCTTATCGGTCACCACACACTGGTTAATGGCAACATGACCTTTGTGTATGGACCGCTGGCACTGGCTGTAAAGCATGGCCATTTGCTGATCATTAATGAAATGGATCTTGCTGAGCCTGCTGAACTGGCTGGGCTCAATGACATTTTGGAAGGTGCCCCGTTGGTCATCGCACAAAATGGCGGAGAGATTATCATGCCACATACCAAGTTTCGTTTTATCGCTACCGGCAACAGTGCGGGCAGTGGTGATCAAACGGGCTTGTATCAAGGCGTGCTTCAACAGAATTTGGCTTTCCTTGATCGCTTTAGAATCATCGAAGCGACCTATGCAGAGCCATCTGTAGAGGAAGCCATTCTGGAGAACGTTGCGCCGGGCTTGCCAGAAGTCTTTCGCCAAAAAATGGTGAAGGTGGCTGGTGACATTCGTCGTCTTTTTATTGGGGGCGCGGATGGCGGTGCTGAGCTTAGTATCACCATGTCTACTCGGACCTTAGTGCGCTGGGCAAAGTTAACACTTGCTTTTAAAGGCGCTCCTAACGCAGTGGAATATGCACTGGTTCGGTCTTTGACGGCTCGTGCAGAGTTGGAGCAACGAGAAGCCATTCACCGTATTGCCACTGATGTCTTCGGTGACCACTGGGAGGATTGA
- a CDS encoding lambda-exonuclease family protein, translating to MKVIDLLQRTPAWHQWRIAGVTASEAPIIMGRSPYKTPWRLWAEKTGFVLPEDLSNNPNVLRGIRLEPQARRAFENVHNDFLLPLCAEADHNAIFRASFDGINDAGEPVELKCPCQSVFEDVQAHREQSEAYQLYWVQVQHQILVANSTRGWLVFYFEDQLIEFEIQRDAAFLTELQETALQFWELVQTKKEPSKCPEQDCFVPKGEAQYRWTSLSRRYCSAYSEVVRLENHIKSLKEEMREAQSKLVAMMGNYAHADYAGVKLSRYMMAGTVDYKQLATDKLGELDEQVLAAYRKAPQERLRISTNKPEQPVETPIKISLEQENLVLPGDSPSSFYF from the coding sequence ATGAAGGTTATCGACCTATTACAACGTACTCCTGCATGGCACCAGTGGCGCATTGCAGGGGTTACGGCATCTGAAGCCCCAATTATTATGGGGCGTTCACCCTACAAAACACCTTGGCGATTATGGGCAGAAAAAACTGGATTCGTATTACCGGAAGACCTGTCGAATAATCCTAATGTGCTTCGCGGTATTCGGTTGGAGCCTCAAGCAAGGCGAGCATTTGAGAATGTGCATAATGACTTTCTTCTGCCGTTATGTGCAGAAGCCGATCATAACGCAATCTTTCGAGCCAGCTTTGATGGCATCAACGATGCGGGCGAACCCGTTGAACTGAAATGTCCTTGCCAGTCAGTTTTTGAGGATGTGCAAGCTCACCGAGAACAAAGCGAGGCGTACCAGTTGTATTGGGTGCAAGTACAGCATCAAATACTGGTCGCCAATAGCACGCGAGGTTGGTTGGTTTTCTATTTTGAGGATCAACTGATTGAGTTTGAAATACAACGAGACGCGGCGTTCTTAACTGAGTTGCAAGAAACAGCGCTTCAGTTTTGGGAGTTAGTACAGACCAAAAAAGAACCGTCAAAATGCCCTGAGCAAGATTGTTTTGTTCCCAAGGGTGAAGCCCAATACCGTTGGACATCGCTGTCTCGGCGGTATTGCTCAGCATATTCCGAAGTGGTCCGACTGGAAAATCACATTAAATCTTTGAAAGAGGAAATGCGAGAAGCTCAGTCAAAATTGGTCGCTATGATGGGTAACTACGCTCATGCCGATTATGCTGGGGTCAAACTCAGCCGCTACATGATGGCGGGCACGGTGGACTATAAGCAATTGGCCACCGATAAATTAGGCGAGCTGGACGAACAGGTTTTAGCCGCTTACCGAAAAGCGCCACAAGAGCGGTTGCGTATCAGCACCAATAAGCCAGAGCAGCCCGTTGAAACACCAATCAAAATCAGTCTTGAGCAAGAGAACTTGGTTTTGCCAGGTGACTCGCCGAGCTCATTTTACTTTTAA
- the bet gene encoding phage recombination protein Bet: MEKPKLIQRFAERFSVDPNKLFDTLKATAFKQRDGSAPTNEQMMALLVVADQYGLNPFTKEIFAFPDKQAGIIPVVGVDGWSRIINQHDQFDGMEFKTSENKVSLDGAKECPEWMECIIYRRDRSHPVKITEYLDEVYRPPFEGNGKNGPYSVDGPWQTHTKRMLRHKSMIQCSRIAFGFVGIFDQDEAERIIEGQATHVVEPSVIPPEQVDDRTRGLVYKLIERAEASNAWNSALEYANEHFQGVELTFAKQEIFNAQQQAAKALTQPLAS; this comes from the coding sequence ATGGAAAAACCAAAGCTAATCCAACGCTTTGCTGAGCGCTTTAGTGTCGATCCAAACAAGTTGTTCGATACCCTAAAAGCAACAGCATTCAAGCAACGTGACGGTAGTGCACCGACCAATGAGCAGATGATGGCGCTCTTGGTGGTTGCAGATCAGTACGGCTTGAACCCTTTCACCAAAGAGATTTTTGCGTTCCCTGATAAGCAAGCTGGAATTATTCCAGTGGTAGGTGTCGATGGATGGTCTCGCATCATCAATCAACACGACCAGTTTGATGGCATGGAGTTTAAGACTTCAGAAAACAAAGTCTCACTGGATGGCGCGAAAGAATGCCCTGAATGGATGGAATGCATCATCTATCGGCGCGACCGTTCGCACCCAGTCAAAATCACTGAGTATCTGGATGAAGTCTATCGACCGCCTTTTGAAGGTAACGGCAAAAATGGCCCTTACAGTGTAGATGGTCCATGGCAGACGCACACTAAGCGAATGCTAAGACATAAATCCATGATCCAGTGTTCCCGCATTGCGTTTGGCTTTGTGGGAATTTTCGATCAAGACGAAGCGGAGCGAATTATCGAAGGCCAAGCAACACACGTTGTTGAGCCATCAGTGATTCCACCCGAGCAAGTTGATGATCGAACCCGAGGGCTTGTTTACAAGCTTATCGAGCGGGCAGAAGCTTCAAACGCTTGGAATAGTGCATTGGAATATGCCAATGAACATTTTCAGGGTGTTGAACTGACGTTTGCGAAACAAGAAATATTTAATGCACAACAACAAGCAGCCAAAGCGCTCACACAGCCTTTAGCTTCTTAG
- the ssb gene encoding single-stranded DNA-binding protein yields the protein MKNQVTLIGYVGAEPETRAYPSGDLVTSISLATSEKWRDRQSNELKEHTEWHRVVFRDRGGFKLGLRAKDLIQKGAKLFVQGPQRTRSWEKDGIKHRLTEVDADEFLLLDNVNKASEPSPADDAGSQTNWAQTYPEPDF from the coding sequence ATGAAAAACCAAGTAACACTCATAGGCTACGTTGGCGCTGAGCCAGAGACGCGAGCCTATCCATCAGGTGATTTGGTGACCAGCATTTCGCTGGCCACTTCTGAGAAATGGCGCGACCGTCAATCCAATGAGCTCAAAGAGCATACGGAATGGCATCGGGTTGTTTTTCGAGATCGTGGTGGATTTAAGTTAGGGCTAAGGGCAAAAGATTTAATCCAAAAAGGAGCAAAGCTTTTTGTTCAAGGGCCTCAGCGCACGCGCTCATGGGAGAAAGATGGCATTAAGCATCGATTGACCGAAGTGGACGCGGACGAGTTTCTGCTTCTTGATAATGTGAACAAAGCATCTGAGCCATCACCGGCGGATGATGCAGGCTCCCAAACTAATTGGGCACAAACTTATCCTGAACCAGATTTTTAA
- a CDS encoding plasmid-related protein encodes MEYIFGFIIQIAGIMLLAKLSWSLLRLLASQCVRPFRFVLTQIKRLLTPTPKRRPMAVPKAPGMPRLTSAFYKEPHQYDMALLEIPTYLRRQSSLPSRVEATVCTEFN; translated from the coding sequence ATGGAATATATCTTCGGGTTTATTATCCAAATCGCAGGCATTATGTTGCTTGCAAAACTGAGCTGGTCGCTTTTGCGATTGCTTGCTAGTCAATGCGTGCGCCCGTTTCGATTTGTACTTACTCAAATCAAGCGATTGCTCACACCAACACCAAAACGTCGTCCAATGGCAGTGCCTAAAGCTCCTGGTATGCCCCGTTTGACATCTGCGTTTTACAAAGAGCCACATCAGTACGACATGGCTTTACTCGAAATACCAACCTATCTGCGTCGTCAGTCTTCTTTGCCCAGCCGGGTAGAAGCGACTGTGTGCACAGAGTTCAACTAA
- a CDS encoding 3'-5' exonuclease, with the protein MNGNEEIIIILAIIGLPICLWALIKMPNASKCGSCGLPLNMHRQKTYHSVIENKNVELCKTCYKNRTPFMPRKTKSHPITPVSASVETSSISEAVQEVKPLTRSSMQQRANSVSAFGESTSISEVVEEVKPLSRSSMPQQANPVSALGEIISINEVLEAMKANSCFWLDTETTGLASGDEVIELSICTHDKRVVFDSIISSKVNCSAQARAVHGITDEQIANGMPIESAKAALIELLEGKTIISFNVDFDCQMLFQSFGITAKKRFCVMKWSQSVLDYERWPRLEKVCERLNIKQPEAHRSLADTITTINVFNKLVDLTSNHKSLLRDFALIDLNAIDQLGDEETLFLSPNSNIFAFDCLIDRYGNEIIGIRSKALKRMLKREGTRIFVKNSRKGKTLKVQYIDKPDMQLPISTEELSHRLNSLKLKKINPNKYLSLKATITQSSINKTKNAIMDGTYYIPSIVINAKIYESLENLPIFHNSDRESIAFTIKTPKNTLKRLFALGLQGYSSILNVIEHDNQVTITAYHLLDTQKITILNSWSLDGEKAWSGDY; encoded by the coding sequence ATGAATGGCAATGAAGAGATCATTATTATTTTGGCAATTATAGGACTTCCTATTTGTCTATGGGCATTAATTAAGATGCCTAACGCTAGCAAATGTGGTTCGTGTGGCCTACCTTTGAATATGCATCGTCAAAAAACGTATCACTCTGTTATAGAAAACAAAAATGTTGAACTATGTAAGACGTGTTATAAAAACCGTACCCCATTTATGCCTAGAAAAACTAAATCGCATCCAATTACTCCAGTCAGTGCCAGTGTTGAAACCAGTTCAATAAGTGAAGCGGTTCAAGAGGTAAAGCCTCTTACCAGAAGTAGCATGCAGCAACGAGCTAACTCAGTCAGTGCTTTTGGCGAAAGCACTTCAATTAGTGAAGTAGTTGAAGAGGTAAAGCCTCTTTCCAGAAGTAGTATGCCGCAACAAGCTAACCCAGTCAGTGCTCTTGGTGAAATAATTTCAATTAATGAAGTACTTGAAGCAATGAAGGCAAATAGCTGTTTTTGGTTGGATACCGAAACTACGGGTCTCGCGAGTGGTGATGAAGTTATAGAGTTATCAATATGCACGCATGATAAACGAGTTGTATTTGACTCAATAATTAGCTCAAAAGTTAACTGTAGTGCGCAAGCTAGAGCCGTTCATGGTATAACTGATGAGCAGATTGCTAACGGAATGCCTATAGAATCAGCGAAAGCGGCCTTAATTGAGTTGTTAGAAGGAAAAACGATAATATCCTTTAATGTAGATTTTGACTGCCAAATGCTGTTCCAATCTTTTGGGATAACAGCTAAAAAAAGATTTTGTGTAATGAAGTGGAGTCAATCTGTTCTTGATTATGAAAGATGGCCTAGACTGGAAAAAGTTTGCGAACGGCTTAATATCAAACAGCCAGAAGCACACCGATCTCTTGCTGATACCATTACTACAATTAATGTATTCAACAAATTGGTTGATCTTACAAGTAACCACAAATCTCTTCTACGGGACTTCGCCTTAATTGACCTCAACGCTATAGATCAACTGGGAGATGAAGAAACCCTATTTCTATCACCTAACTCAAATATATTTGCTTTTGATTGTCTCATTGATCGATATGGTAATGAGATCATTGGTATACGTTCAAAAGCTTTAAAGAGGATGTTAAAAAGAGAGGGAACAAGGATTTTTGTAAAAAATAGTCGTAAGGGCAAGACATTAAAAGTTCAATACATCGATAAACCTGATATGCAACTACCAATATCCACAGAGGAATTGAGTCATAGGCTGAATTCGTTGAAACTAAAAAAAATAAATCCAAATAAATACTTAAGTTTGAAAGCCACGATTACTCAATCAAGTATAAATAAAACTAAAAATGCAATTATGGATGGCACGTACTATATCCCTTCAATTGTTATTAATGCAAAGATATATGAAAGTTTAGAGAACTTACCAATTTTCCATAATAGCGATAGGGAGAGTATTGCTTTTACAATCAAGACTCCGAAAAATACCTTGAAAAGGTTATTTGCTTTAGGGTTACAAGGGTATTCATCAATTCTCAATGTAATTGAGCATGATAACCAAGTAACCATTACCGCTTACCACCTTCTGGATACACAGAAAATAACCATCCTTAATTCTTGGAGTCTTGATGGAGAGAAGGCATGGTCAGGTGATTACTAG